From a single Intestinibaculum porci genomic region:
- the ftsX gene encoding permease-like cell division protein FtsX, whose protein sequence is MEFLSSIRNLPNHCKSALQNIWRNGVMSISSIFAVTITLLLIAILGIIAINVNKITLSIENSLTIYVKVDREATNKQAKKIGEELNMIEGVKKVTYSSKEQELNKLINSQSSENKKLFATYKKDNPLGDAYQVEVKNAKNIATIAKQIEDIPNVNEVTYGGSSTSDMVNLLEHIRNGGAIFAFALTVVVLFMIANTIKMAITSRSTEIAIMRMVGASNWYIRLPFMLEGVFIGLFGSIIPIIVLYYGYSFAYDQFTKVLSSSVMVLEAPFPFIWHMSGVLVLLGCGVGLIGSFFSVRKFLEF, encoded by the coding sequence ATGGAATTTTTGAGTTCAATTCGTAATTTACCAAACCATTGTAAAAGTGCGCTGCAGAATATCTGGCGTAACGGCGTTATGTCGATTTCTTCGATCTTTGCGGTGACGATTACCCTATTGCTCATTGCGATCTTAGGGATTATTGCCATTAACGTCAATAAGATCACTTTAAGTATTGAAAACTCGTTAACGATCTATGTCAAAGTGGATCGTGAAGCGACAAACAAACAAGCCAAAAAAATTGGCGAAGAGCTGAATATGATCGAAGGTGTCAAGAAAGTGACTTATTCGAGCAAGGAGCAGGAGTTAAACAAACTGATTAACTCGCAGTCTTCAGAAAATAAGAAGCTTTTTGCGACATATAAGAAAGACAATCCTTTAGGGGATGCCTATCAGGTCGAAGTCAAAAATGCGAAAAACATTGCGACGATCGCCAAGCAAATTGAAGATATCCCCAATGTCAATGAAGTGACCTACGGCGGCTCTTCGACAAGTGATATGGTCAATCTGTTAGAGCATATTCGTAATGGCGGCGCGATCTTTGCGTTCGCTTTAACAGTGGTTGTTCTCTTTATGATCGCCAATACGATTAAAATGGCCATTACCTCACGCTCAACCGAAATTGCGATCATGCGCATGGTCGGCGCGAGCAACTGGTATATCCGTTTGCCATTCATGTTAGAAGGGGTCTTTATCGGCTTATTTGGATCGATTATTCCCATTATTGTTCTCTACTATGGTTACTCTTTTGCCTATGATCAGTTTACCAAAGTGCTGAGCTCTTCGGTGATGGTCCTAGAAGCCCCATTCCCATTTATCTGGCATATGAGCGGCGTCCTGGTATTATTAGGCTGCGGGGTCGGTCTGATCGGTTCCTTCTTCTCAGTGCGTAAATTCTTGGAATTTTAA
- the gpmI gene encoding 2,3-bisphosphoglycerate-independent phosphoglycerate mutase, translating to MKKRPIVLCIMDGYGLTDRVDGNAVKLANTPNLDDLMAMYPTTTIHASGKAVGLPEGQMGNSEVGHMNIGAGRVVYQSLTLINKAVEDGEFDENPEFLAAIKHAKDNGSKLHIFGLLSSGGVHSSDEHIYALLRLARRERVEKVYVHAFLDGRDVAPDSGKGFVEELQKQMKEIGVGEIASISGRYYAMDRDKRFERMDLAYNAIVAKEGKSFTDPVKFVADSYNDDVYDEFVVPGYNSAIDGNVEDNDAVIFANFRPDRAIQLATLVTNPEFYKDKGYEPKVKLNNIYFVCMMHYADSVKGHVAFKPLELTNVLGDYLAERGLTQLRIAETEKYAHVTFFMDGGVDKDIEGATRDLINSPKVATYDLQPEMSAYLVRDKLIEELDSGKFDVVIVNFANCDMVGHTGIIPAAISAVETVDECVGDVYDKVLELGGTMLITADHGNAERELDEEGNPFTAHTTNDVPLIVTNSHIKLKEGGKLGDLAPTILTLLGQPVPAEMTGDVLIENDPDSFQ from the coding sequence ATGAAAAAGAGACCTATAGTATTATGTATTATGGATGGTTATGGATTGACTGATCGCGTTGATGGCAACGCTGTTAAATTAGCCAATACACCTAACCTTGATGATTTAATGGCAATGTACCCAACGACAACAATTCATGCTTCTGGTAAAGCTGTTGGTTTACCTGAAGGACAGATGGGGAACTCAGAAGTTGGTCATATGAACATTGGTGCAGGCCGTGTTGTATACCAGTCTTTAACTTTAATCAATAAAGCTGTTGAAGATGGTGAATTCGATGAAAACCCAGAATTCTTAGCAGCTATCAAACATGCGAAAGACAATGGCAGCAAGCTGCATATCTTCGGCTTATTATCAAGCGGCGGGGTGCATTCATCAGATGAACACATCTACGCATTATTAAGATTAGCACGTCGTGAAAGAGTTGAAAAAGTATATGTTCATGCATTCTTAGATGGTCGTGACGTCGCTCCTGATTCAGGTAAAGGCTTCGTTGAAGAATTACAGAAACAGATGAAAGAAATCGGTGTGGGCGAAATCGCTTCAATCTCTGGCCGTTACTATGCAATGGACCGTGATAAGAGATTCGAACGTATGGATTTAGCATACAATGCGATCGTCGCAAAAGAAGGCAAGAGCTTCACTGATCCAGTAAAATTCGTTGCTGATTCTTACAATGATGATGTTTATGATGAATTCGTTGTGCCAGGCTATAATAGTGCCATCGATGGTAATGTCGAAGATAATGATGCGGTCATCTTCGCTAACTTCAGACCTGACCGTGCGATCCAGCTCGCTACTTTAGTGACAAACCCTGAATTCTATAAAGATAAAGGTTATGAACCAAAAGTAAAATTAAACAACATCTACTTCGTATGTATGATGCACTATGCAGACAGCGTTAAAGGTCATGTCGCATTCAAACCACTTGAATTAACTAACGTTTTAGGTGATTACTTAGCAGAACGTGGTTTAACACAGTTAAGAATTGCGGAAACTGAAAAATATGCTCATGTTACATTCTTCATGGATGGCGGTGTTGATAAAGATATCGAAGGCGCAACACGTGATTTAATCAATTCTCCAAAAGTTGCCACTTACGATTTACAGCCAGAAATGTCAGCATACTTAGTACGTGACAAATTAATTGAAGAATTAGACTCTGGTAAATTCGATGTTGTCATCGTGAACTTCGCAAACTGCGATATGGTTGGTCATACTGGTATTATCCCAGCAGCCATCTCTGCTGTTGAAACCGTTGATGAATGTGTCGGCGATGTTTATGACAAAGTCTTAGAATTAGGCGGAACAATGTTAATTACTGCTGACCATGGTAACGCAGAACGTGAATTAGACGAAGAAGGCAATCCATTTACTGCACATACGACAAATGATGTCCCATTAATCGTCACAAATTCACATATCAAGTTAAAAGAAGGCGGCAAGTTAGGTGACTTAGCGCCAACCATCTTAACATTATTAGGACAGCCAGTACCTGCCGAAATGACTGGTGATGTCTTAATCGAAAATGATCCTGATTCTTTCCAGTAA